A single Bacteroidales bacterium DNA region contains:
- the dusB gene encoding tRNA dihydrouridine synthase DusB has translation MKIGNIEIKRFPLLLAPMEDITDRSFRQVCKDFGADILYTEFIASEALIRNVEKTLKKLAIDDHERPVGIQIYGHRIDAMTEAAKIAQEAKPDLIDINYGCPMKKIANRGAGAGILKDIPKMMKMTRAVVDAVDLPVTVKTRLGWDSDNLIIDEIAEELQDTGIKALTIHGRTRTQLYKGISDWSLIGKVKNNPRIHIPIIGNGDIKDGESAQEKIDKYGVDGIMIGRGSIGRPWIFKEVRHFLENKEKLSEISIQEKTEIARDHFKRSLELKEGKKGFYEMRRHFALYFKGLKNFKPLRLKLLTSMDADEINNILDLIKEQYREN, from the coding sequence TTGAAAATCGGCAATATTGAAATAAAACGCTTCCCCCTACTTCTCGCCCCAATGGAAGATATTACAGACAGGTCATTCAGGCAAGTCTGTAAAGATTTTGGTGCCGATATTTTATATACCGAATTTATTGCATCAGAAGCATTAATCAGAAATGTAGAAAAAACATTAAAAAAACTTGCAATTGATGATCACGAAAGACCTGTTGGTATTCAAATATACGGACACAGGATTGATGCAATGACAGAAGCTGCAAAAATTGCCCAAGAAGCAAAACCGGATTTAATTGACATTAATTACGGATGTCCTATGAAAAAAATTGCAAACAGAGGTGCAGGTGCCGGAATATTGAAAGATATACCGAAAATGATGAAGATGACGAGAGCCGTTGTTGATGCAGTTGATCTGCCCGTAACTGTAAAAACACGTCTCGGTTGGGATTCGGACAATTTGATAATTGACGAAATTGCAGAAGAACTGCAAGATACCGGAATAAAAGCATTGACAATTCACGGAAGAACCCGAACACAATTGTATAAAGGAATATCAGATTGGTCATTAATAGGTAAAGTTAAAAATAATCCTCGCATACACATTCCGATTATCGGAAACGGAGATATTAAAGACGGAGAATCAGCACAAGAAAAAATTGATAAATACGGTGTTGACGGCATTATGATTGGCAGAGGAAGTATCGGACGGCCGTGGATATTTAAAGAAGTCAGACATTTTCTTGAAAACAAAGAAAAATTATCGGAAATCAGCATCCAAGAAAAAACAGAAATTGCAAGAGACCATTTTAAACGATCTTTAGAATTGAAAGAAGGCAAAAAAGGATTTTATGAAATGAGAAGACATTTTGCTTTATATTTTAAAGGACTTAAAAACTTTAAACCCTTAAGATTAAAATTATTAACATCAATGGATGCAGATGAGATTAATAATATTCTTGATTTAATAAAAGAACAATACAGAGAGAATTAA
- a CDS encoding DUF3352 domain-containing protein — translation MFNNKILLITSVIALIALTLVAVFFGNKKRELSPVINAIPSKVSLIIETDDFTYLSHKISKNENLSSILPKMSKSNNFYNDFLFLDSLINSNKKIKQFLNEKTVIISAHSQGRKDIDFLFATGSKDNKKNIDELNSIIKKSAPNSALTNISFAGAEIVKQNISGNKNVFFYTFFEDYFLFSYSEILLQKAIKNINSGASLFSDANFTKLYRQVKNKNDAKIYINYNNFFNSTDGYLNNTFRDKKHILQNFADWTVFDINIKRKEIKLTGHTILKPEMQFLNLFKNVNPKKSNILRILPEKTSAFLSFNIGNGSVYHYKYEDFLASIKQLNDHQIKMASFYSNYKIDEDKYNLYDLTDNEIALVYEDVNKTGKKHNVYILIKIKDKTKTEEFFNKIITEHCSKNNINTDQFKNVFIYSADFKINKLPLKDLPELYYGTFFQNTNAEYYTFIDDFIIFGESISDLECIIESYIMDKTFRRKSQNYKFIKSLPSQSNIFFYTDIFHSLNLYEKILVESKAKKLAKNISSLISVQGPAIQFISDSYPIYTTFSIALQTEEPQTSETVWEVRLDTIIAGKPNIIINHNTEEKEIVIQDAANKLYLIDKSGKIIWTRQLDGKIISNIYQIDYYNNNKLQLLFNTKNKIYCIDRKGNWLETYPIKLKSEATNGLLLIDYDKDKNYRIIIATKNKSVYLYNKEGKIIKGWEFKKTKSNVTGNIKLYQNNNKDYIVFRDKSNIYILNRKGQLRVKPEVNISLSKHSEIFFTSKNSKSKAHFCVTNPSGTIYKIFENGKVEKKNVKTFSNYHYFLYYDINGDNIQDYIFTDNNRTEVYSGLNDKRIFIRNYNKDIKFKPTIYRFSEDDIRIGSVSENMIFLINNSGEMSEGFPLTGSGFFSITIFDQSNEFSLIVGNNDNYLYKYNLK, via the coding sequence ATGTTTAATAACAAAATTCTTTTAATTACTTCAGTCATTGCTTTAATTGCATTGACATTAGTTGCAGTTTTTTTCGGGAATAAAAAAAGAGAGTTATCACCCGTAATTAATGCAATTCCCTCTAAAGTTTCTTTAATTATTGAAACCGATGATTTTACTTATTTATCTCATAAAATTTCAAAAAATGAAAATTTAAGTTCAATCTTGCCTAAGATGAGTAAAAGCAATAATTTCTATAATGACTTTCTGTTTTTGGACTCATTAATAAACTCAAACAAAAAAATTAAACAATTCCTTAACGAAAAAACAGTTATAATTTCTGCACATTCACAAGGCAGAAAAGATATTGATTTTTTATTTGCAACCGGATCAAAAGATAACAAAAAAAATATTGATGAGCTTAATTCAATCATAAAAAAATCAGCTCCGAATTCAGCATTAACAAACATTAGTTTTGCCGGAGCTGAAATTGTAAAACAAAATATATCCGGCAATAAAAATGTATTTTTTTACACGTTTTTTGAAGATTATTTCCTTTTCTCTTATTCGGAAATTCTTTTGCAAAAAGCAATTAAAAACATAAACAGCGGAGCATCGCTTTTTTCTGATGCTAATTTTACTAAACTTTACAGGCAAGTTAAAAATAAAAATGATGCTAAAATTTATATAAACTACAATAACTTCTTTAATTCAACCGACGGATATTTAAATAATACATTTCGTGATAAAAAGCATATTTTACAAAATTTTGCTGATTGGACAGTATTTGATATTAATATAAAAAGAAAAGAAATAAAACTGACCGGACATACTATTCTTAAACCCGAAATGCAGTTTTTAAACTTATTTAAAAACGTAAATCCAAAAAAAAGCAATATACTCAGAATCCTTCCCGAAAAAACATCTGCATTTCTGTCATTTAATATCGGAAACGGTTCAGTCTATCATTATAAATACGAAGATTTCTTGGCAAGTATAAAACAATTGAATGATCATCAAATTAAGATGGCTTCATTCTACAGTAATTATAAAATTGATGAAGATAAATATAACTTATATGATCTTACAGATAATGAAATTGCTTTAGTTTATGAAGATGTCAATAAAACAGGGAAAAAACACAATGTTTATATACTTATAAAAATTAAAGACAAAACTAAAACAGAAGAATTTTTTAATAAAATAATTACTGAACATTGCTCAAAAAATAATATCAATACAGATCAATTTAAGAACGTCTTTATATATAGTGCTGATTTTAAGATAAATAAACTTCCCTTAAAAGATCTTCCCGAATTATATTACGGTACATTTTTTCAAAATACCAATGCTGAATATTATACATTTATTGATGATTTTATTATTTTCGGAGAATCGATCAGTGATCTTGAATGTATCATAGAATCTTATATTATGGATAAAACATTCAGAAGAAAGTCGCAGAATTATAAATTTATAAAATCTTTACCAAGTCAATCTAATATATTCTTCTATACAGATATATTTCATTCTCTGAATTTATATGAAAAAATACTTGTTGAATCAAAAGCAAAAAAACTCGCAAAAAATATCAGTTCTCTTATTTCTGTACAAGGTCCGGCAATTCAATTTATATCAGACTCTTATCCTATTTATACAACATTCAGCATTGCTCTTCAAACTGAAGAACCACAAACATCAGAAACAGTATGGGAAGTAAGATTAGATACAATAATTGCCGGTAAACCGAATATTATCATTAATCATAATACTGAAGAAAAAGAAATTGTAATTCAAGATGCCGCTAATAAATTATATTTAATTGATAAATCAGGAAAGATCATTTGGACAAGACAATTAGACGGTAAAATAATAAGCAATATATATCAAATTGATTATTACAATAATAACAAACTCCAATTATTATTTAATACAAAAAATAAAATATATTGTATTGACAGAAAAGGAAATTGGTTAGAAACTTATCCGATTAAGCTAAAATCAGAAGCAACAAACGGATTATTACTAATTGATTATGACAAGGACAAAAATTATCGAATTATTATTGCAACTAAAAACAAAAGCGTATATCTTTATAATAAAGAAGGGAAGATTATTAAAGGATGGGAGTTTAAAAAGACAAAGAGCAATGTAACCGGAAATATTAAATTATATCAAAATAATAATAAAGATTATATCGTTTTTAGAGATAAAAGCAACATATATATATTAAATCGAAAAGGACAGCTAAGAGTAAAACCTGAAGTAAACATATCACTTTCAAAACATTCTGAAATATTTTTTACAAGCAAGAACAGTAAATCAAAAGCACATTTTTGTGTTACAAATCCTTCAGGAACAATTTATAAAATATTTGAAAACGGGAAAGTTGAAAAGAAGAATGTAAAGACTTTTTCAAACTATCATTATTTTTTATATTACGATATAAACGGAGATAATATTCAGGATTATATTTTTACCGACAATAACAGAACTGAAGTTTACAGCGGTTTAAATGATAAAAGAATATTCATACGTAATTATAATAAAGATATTAAATTTAAGCCGACAATTTACCGATTTAGTGAAGATGATATCAGAATCGGCTCAGTATCCGAAAATATGATTTTTTTAATCAATAATTCAGGAGAAATGAGTGAAGGGTTTCCGTTGACAGGTTCAGGTTTCTTCAGTATCACAATTTTTGATCAATCAAATGAATTTTCATTAATTGTAGGAAATAACGATAACTATTTATATAAATATAACCTAAAATAA